In Anaerolineales bacterium, the following proteins share a genomic window:
- a CDS encoding ABC transporter ATP-binding protein, with protein MPDLLLDVQGLETTFKTPDGVVHAVNGVSFGLKEGETLGVVGESGCGKSVTMLSVLGLIASPPGKVESGSAMFFGRDLLKMTNQEIRQVRGAQIGMIFQDPMTSLNPVLTIGRQLEEPLMLHVGMSKKQASERAAELLAMVGIPNAKERLSDYPHQFSGGMRQRVMIAMALSCSPQVLIADEPTTALDVTIQAQIMDLVKRLRSELGMAIIWITHDLGVVAGLAQRVIVMYGGLIIEEALVGELFANPSHPYTIGLLGSLPRVDEKQHAKLFSIEGQPPVLYQKPKACPFAPRCKWAVERCWKENPSLEPIAPDHSIACWVDTKTGRPRS; from the coding sequence ATGCCTGATCTTTTACTGGATGTGCAAGGGTTGGAAACAACATTTAAAACTCCAGATGGGGTGGTTCATGCAGTGAATGGCGTTTCATTTGGTTTGAAAGAAGGTGAAACACTAGGCGTAGTGGGGGAGAGTGGGTGCGGCAAAAGTGTTACCATGTTGTCAGTGTTGGGGTTAATTGCTTCGCCGCCGGGGAAAGTAGAATCGGGTAGCGCGATGTTCTTCGGGCGTGATCTATTGAAGATGACGAATCAGGAAATTCGCCAAGTGCGCGGCGCGCAGATTGGCATGATCTTTCAGGATCCCATGACCTCGCTGAACCCGGTGTTGACGATCGGTCGCCAACTCGAAGAACCTTTGATGTTGCACGTTGGAATGTCGAAGAAACAAGCCAGCGAGCGCGCGGCTGAGTTATTGGCAATGGTGGGTATTCCCAATGCGAAAGAGCGATTGTCCGATTACCCTCACCAGTTTTCCGGGGGGATGCGCCAGCGCGTGATGATCGCCATGGCGCTGTCCTGTTCACCGCAAGTGTTGATTGCGGATGAGCCGACCACCGCGCTCGATGTGACGATTCAGGCGCAGATCATGGATTTGGTCAAACGCCTGCGCAGCGAATTGGGTATGGCAATTATCTGGATCACGCATGATCTAGGCGTTGTGGCGGGACTTGCCCAGCGTGTGATTGTTATGTATGGCGGGTTGATCATCGAGGAAGCCCTCGTGGGTGAATTGTTTGCCAATCCCTCCCACCCCTACACGATCGGACTACTTGGCAGCCTGCCTCGTGTGGACGAAAAACAACATGCCAAATTATTTTCGATTGAAGGACAGCCTCCTGTGCTTTATCAGAAGCCGAAAGCCTGTCCATTCGCGCCGCGCTGTAAGTGGGCGGTCGAACGCTGTTGGAAGGAAAACCCTAGCCTTGAACCTATTGCGCCCGACCATAGCATTGCCTGCTGGGTGGATACCAAAACAGGGAGACCTCGTTCATGA
- a CDS encoding dipeptide ABC transporter ATP-binding protein, which produces MSANNEVLLRVEDLKMHFPIYRGVFQRQVGAVRAVDGISFDVYRGETLGLVGESGCGKSTTGRAILQLYKPTAGNVHFDGKDLVKLKGEEMRQMRRKMQMIFQDPYASLNPRMTVGQLVGEPLQVHNVAAGAEMNDRVAKLLELVNLNPAFATRYPHEFSGGQRQRIGVARALALQPSFIICDEPISALDVSIQAQVVNLLEELQEQFNLTYLFIAHDLSMVRHISKRVAVMYLGVIVELAEREELYKQPLHPYTQALLSAVPIPDPVADAKRKRTVLEGDVPSPANPPSGCRFRTRCPIAEAICAESRPEFREIKPGHFVACFFAERFL; this is translated from the coding sequence ATGAGCGCCAATAATGAAGTATTGCTTCGAGTTGAAGATCTAAAAATGCACTTTCCGATCTATCGCGGCGTGTTTCAACGTCAGGTGGGCGCTGTGCGGGCTGTGGATGGCATCAGTTTCGATGTTTATCGCGGTGAGACGCTCGGACTGGTGGGCGAGTCGGGGTGTGGTAAATCCACGACGGGACGCGCGATCCTCCAATTGTATAAACCCACAGCCGGGAATGTTCATTTCGATGGCAAGGACTTGGTCAAGCTGAAGGGCGAAGAGATGCGCCAGATGCGTCGCAAGATGCAGATGATCTTTCAGGATCCATATGCAAGCCTAAATCCGCGCATGACCGTCGGCCAGTTGGTCGGCGAACCGTTGCAAGTTCACAACGTCGCCGCCGGCGCGGAGATGAACGACCGCGTCGCGAAACTCCTCGAATTGGTCAACCTAAACCCGGCTTTTGCCACTCGGTATCCGCACGAATTTTCCGGCGGTCAGCGCCAGCGCATCGGCGTAGCGCGCGCCCTGGCTTTACAGCCGTCTTTCATTATCTGCGATGAGCCTATTTCCGCGCTGGACGTTTCCATCCAAGCGCAGGTGGTTAACCTTTTGGAAGAGTTACAGGAGCAGTTCAACCTGACCTATCTCTTCATCGCCCATGATCTTTCGATGGTGCGCCACATCAGCAAACGCGTGGCGGTGATGTATCTGGGTGTAATCGTTGAACTGGCGGAACGGGAAGAACTCTATAAGCAGCCGCTTCATCCCTACACTCAGGCGCTGCTCTCGGCGGTTCCCATTCCGGACCCGGTGGCTGATGCGAAGCGTAAACGGACGGTCCTTGAAGGGGATGTCCCCTCTCCTGCGAACCCGCCTTCGGGTTGCCGCTTCCGCACGCGTTGTCCGATCGCAGAAGCGATCTGCGCGGAGTCGCGCCCTGAATTTCGTGAGATCAAGCCCGGTCATTTTGTGGCTTGTTTCTTTGCCGAACGTTTTCTTTAA